A genomic region of Desulfomicrobium macestii contains the following coding sequences:
- a CDS encoding rhodanese-like domain-containing protein — MRRQSSLLHVLVVALLLGLLAGCSGARGHKGAALQLDPAKVPTPYHTLVDIEFVKPLVFEAMLNQNPSTGAMIIDARPKQPRYDKGHIPTAVSLPGSQFDKMAAEVLPADKDTLLVFYCGGLACPLSHQSAWKAEALGYTNVKVYAAGDPEWESLGYTVWTARDVRTPLPVLDPAKVTKPFHRLLTLDQVKPYVANAMLSATPIEDVMIIDARPKQPRYDKGHIPTAVSLPDSQFDKMAAEVLPADKSAKLIFYCGGVECPLSHQSAWKAEALGYTNVAVYAGGDPEWVAKGLKVWTAEGASQEAAPAPAPAPAAAPAGALKAGAAEGTIDNDVFTELARNNVDSIRLIDVRAPAEFAIAHIPGSVNMTVDMLEKKIDEFSAEKPLVFICSTGARSGEAFYMFQAMRPDLKDVYYVDANVSFAPDGSFEIKK; from the coding sequence ATGCGCAGACAATCATCCCTTCTTCATGTTCTTGTGGTGGCGCTCCTTCTGGGGCTGCTCGCCGGCTGTTCCGGCGCGCGCGGTCACAAGGGCGCGGCTCTCCAGCTCGATCCGGCCAAGGTGCCCACACCCTACCACACCCTGGTGGACATCGAGTTCGTCAAACCTCTGGTCTTTGAGGCCATGCTGAACCAGAACCCGTCGACGGGGGCCATGATCATCGACGCCCGGCCCAAACAGCCCCGCTATGACAAGGGCCACATCCCAACGGCGGTGAGCCTGCCCGGCAGCCAGTTCGACAAGATGGCCGCCGAGGTCCTGCCTGCGGACAAGGACACCCTGCTGGTCTTCTATTGCGGCGGGCTGGCCTGTCCCTTGAGCCACCAGTCGGCCTGGAAGGCCGAAGCCCTTGGCTACACCAACGTCAAGGTCTATGCCGCTGGTGACCCTGAATGGGAATCCCTGGGGTACACGGTCTGGACGGCGCGCGATGTGCGTACGCCTCTGCCGGTGCTCGATCCGGCCAAGGTGACCAAACCGTTTCATCGGCTGCTGACCCTCGATCAGGTCAAGCCGTACGTGGCCAACGCCATGCTTTCGGCCACACCCATAGAGGACGTGATGATCATCGACGCCCGGCCCAAGCAGCCCCGCTATGACAAGGGGCACATCCCCACGGCCGTGAGCCTGCCAGACAGCCAGTTCGACAAGATGGCCGCCGAGGTTCTGCCTGCCGACAAGAGCGCGAAGCTGATCTTCTACTGCGGCGGAGTGGAATGTCCCTTGAGTCACCAGTCGGCCTGGAAGGCGGAAGCCCTGGGCTACACCAATGTGGCCGTGTATGCGGGTGGCGATCCTGAATGGGTGGCCAAGGGCCTTAAGGTCTGGACCGCCGAGGGGGCTTCCCAGGAGGCCGCGCCGGCCCCGGCCCCGGCCCCGGCCGCTGCTCCGGCCGGAGCATTGAAGGCCGGTGCTGCCGAAGGGACCATCGACAACGATGTATTCACTGAACTGGCCCGGAACAATGTGGACAGCATCCGGCTCATCGACGTGCGCGCACCTGCGGAGTTCGCCATCGCGCATATCCCCGGTTCCGTGAACATGACCGTGGACATGCTCGAGAAGAAAATAGACGAGTTCTCGGCGGAAAAGCCCCTCGTGTTCATTTGCTCCACCGGCGCACGCAGCGGCGAAGCCTTCTACATGTTCCAGGCCATGCGGCCTGACCTGAAGGACGTCTACTACGTTGACGCCAATGTCAGTTTCGCCCCTGACGGGTCTTTCGAGATCAAGAAGTAG
- a CDS encoding 4Fe-4S dicluster domain-containing protein, with translation MKKYAMVIDSSMCIDCKACMASCKVQNNVPRGYWRNWIKHTIPDFSQGSQTRTHFQPGGCMQCDNPTCVQACPSGATYKDTQNGIVRVNEALCIGCGNCITACPYDARFRHPDRRVPDKCDFCFSSGRLERGLLPACVDTCPTKARVFGDLNDPDSDASRLLREKPSVRVLARGGIDTKPNMYYVAATAPTDWVGEVEFPGAFTTMATLVNPVVKVAVGLSALGVAVMWAKQIFSPDREESEHESSAPGKD, from the coding sequence ATGAAGAAATACGCCATGGTCATCGATTCCTCGATGTGCATCGACTGCAAGGCCTGCATGGCCTCGTGCAAGGTGCAGAACAACGTGCCCCGCGGATACTGGCGAAACTGGATCAAGCACACCATCCCCGACTTTTCCCAGGGCTCCCAGACCCGGACCCATTTCCAGCCTGGGGGCTGCATGCAGTGCGACAACCCGACCTGCGTGCAGGCCTGCCCCAGCGGCGCGACCTACAAGGACACGCAGAACGGGATCGTACGGGTCAACGAGGCGCTGTGCATCGGGTGCGGCAACTGCATCACGGCCTGTCCTTACGACGCCCGCTTCCGTCATCCGGACAGGCGGGTGCCGGACAAGTGCGATTTCTGTTTCAGTTCCGGCAGACTTGAGCGCGGTCTTCTTCCCGCCTGCGTGGACACTTGCCCGACCAAGGCCCGGGTTTTTGGGGACTTGAACGACCCGGACAGCGACGCCTCCCGACTGCTGCGCGAAAAGCCTTCCGTCCGGGTGCTGGCCAGGGGGGGCATCGATACCAAACCAAACATGTATTACGTGGCTGCCACCGCGCCCACGGACTGGGTGGGCGAGGTCGAATTCCCCGGTGCGTTCACGACCATGGCCACCCTGGTCAACCCGGTGGTCAAGGTGGCGGTGGGCCTCAGCGCCCTGGGTGTCGCGGTCATGTGGGCCAAGCAGATCTTTTCTCCGGACAGGGAGGAGAGCGAACATGAATCGTCAGCCCCGGGAAAGGATTGA
- a CDS encoding rhodanese-like domain-containing protein, translating into MRIMHLLRRALCLSVLTALCCVSTGLADQETGSPLYEQAARAAERDGYRMVTTAGLREMLRVKPGVLLVDVRFSYEYAEGHMPGAVSLPVDLSDRGDLPPARRQAFEDVLGADKDRIIVVYCRGFRULLSGIAAAWAVRLGYTNVFRYPGGYQAWQGRTP; encoded by the coding sequence GTGAGGATCATGCATCTGCTGCGACGAGCCTTGTGTCTGTCCGTGCTGACGGCGCTGTGCTGCGTCTCGACTGGGCTGGCCGATCAGGAAACCGGCTCCCCGCTTTATGAGCAGGCCGCGCGTGCGGCCGAGCGCGACGGCTACAGGATGGTCACCACCGCCGGGTTGCGCGAGATGCTGCGCGTCAAGCCAGGCGTGCTGCTGGTCGATGTGCGTTTTTCCTACGAGTACGCCGAAGGACACATGCCCGGTGCGGTCAGTCTGCCCGTTGACCTCTCGGACCGGGGCGACCTGCCTCCTGCCCGGCGGCAGGCCTTCGAGGACGTCCTGGGCGCGGACAAGGACAGGATCATCGTGGTCTATTGCCGGGGATTTCGCTGACTGCTCAGCGGGATCGCCGCAGCCTGGGCCGTGCGTCTGGGATACACGAATGTCTTTCGCTACCCGGGCGGGTATCAGGCCTGGCAGGGGCGGACTCCCTGA
- a CDS encoding PAS domain S-box protein codes for MTNTLPADELDKRLAAAQAALEDSEARYKNRFEHSPVGVYRSSLSGRFLELNPAMAEMMGYDTAQEALADLTDLSRQLYVESSRRREFIDLLQADGVVRHFEFQARKKNGEVIWIHENASLGSHDCPEEWVIDGFAQDVTARKSAEETLRKNETLLRSITANVPGALYQFTRRGPLAYEIPFVSQGAGRLLEWPDESLRDTSVLFQNVFPEDQSRLFASIEQSALSMSPWKEDFRIFTRTEATKWIRGASNPQAMPDGSITWFGFMLDITEQKRIEEALRESQEHLQAIFKVAPTGIGVVRNRVLIRVNQRVCEMTGHTEEELLGQSARMLYPAQEDFDFVGREKYRQIKAKGTGEVETRWLRKDGTIIDVLMASTPLDPENLSLGVTFTATDITERNSIQAKLRTANRELLEATARATELATQSQAANRAKSEFLANMSHEIRTPLNGVLGTLQLMETTSLDEEQRSFVSMAINSSTRLTRLLSDILDISRIESGKLVLYETEFEIGALKDSVLELFAPIARQKKLDLNFQLAENVPPRFVGDEMRLRQILFNLVGNAIKFTEHGRIAVEISALPSNAQKECRLLLCVFDTGTGIPDDRLKDIFEPFVQVDGSFVRQHQGAGLGLSIVRRLTLLLGGNLAVDTGPGEGTAICLSLPLSIPKPAEPQIQAPSAANSPRRILLAEDDEVNLLTSLKMLQKLGHTVTAVMNGQEALDALARQDFDLIFMDIQMPVLDGVEATRIIRKSRELGAKAAIPIVAMTAYAMAGDRETFLQAGMTDYLAKPVSREALIQVIEKTMSAGS; via the coding sequence ATGACGAACACCCTCCCCGCCGACGAGCTGGATAAACGACTCGCCGCCGCCCAGGCCGCCCTTGAAGACAGCGAGGCCAGATACAAAAACCGCTTCGAACATTCTCCGGTCGGAGTGTATCGAAGCTCCCTTTCGGGCAGGTTCCTGGAACTCAATCCCGCCATGGCGGAAATGATGGGATATGACACAGCGCAGGAAGCTCTTGCCGATCTGACGGACCTCTCCCGTCAGCTCTACGTCGAATCCTCTCGCCGCCGGGAATTCATAGATCTGCTGCAAGCTGACGGCGTGGTCAGACATTTCGAATTTCAGGCCAGAAAGAAAAACGGCGAAGTCATCTGGATTCACGAAAACGCAAGCCTCGGCAGTCACGATTGCCCTGAAGAATGGGTTATCGACGGTTTTGCCCAGGACGTCACTGCTCGAAAATCGGCCGAGGAGACCTTGCGGAAAAACGAGACCCTGCTGCGCTCCATAACCGCCAATGTTCCCGGCGCGCTCTACCAGTTCACCCGCAGGGGGCCCCTGGCATACGAAATTCCCTTTGTGAGCCAGGGTGCGGGTCGGCTACTCGAATGGCCGGACGAATCCCTGCGCGACACCTCCGTTCTTTTTCAGAACGTCTTCCCGGAAGACCAGAGCAGGCTCTTTGCCTCCATCGAGCAATCGGCCCTGTCCATGAGCCCCTGGAAGGAAGATTTTCGCATCTTCACCCGCACCGAGGCGACCAAATGGATCCGGGGCGCATCAAACCCGCAGGCCATGCCGGACGGGAGCATCACCTGGTTCGGCTTCATGCTCGACATCACCGAACAAAAACGGATCGAGGAAGCCCTGCGCGAAAGCCAGGAACACCTGCAGGCCATTTTCAAGGTCGCCCCCACGGGCATCGGCGTGGTCAGGAACCGGGTTCTGATCCGCGTCAACCAGCGCGTCTGCGAAATGACCGGACATACAGAAGAGGAACTGCTGGGCCAAAGCGCACGCATGCTTTATCCCGCGCAGGAGGATTTCGACTTTGTCGGCCGGGAAAAATACAGGCAGATCAAGGCAAAAGGAACCGGCGAGGTCGAGACGCGCTGGCTCAGAAAGGACGGGACCATCATTGACGTGCTCATGGCCTCTACTCCCCTTGACCCGGAAAACCTTTCCCTGGGCGTGACCTTCACCGCCACGGACATCACCGAACGCAACTCGATCCAGGCCAAGCTGCGCACCGCCAATCGGGAACTGCTCGAAGCCACGGCGCGGGCCACGGAACTGGCAACCCAAAGTCAAGCCGCCAACCGGGCCAAGAGTGAATTCCTGGCCAACATGAGTCACGAAATCCGCACCCCCCTGAACGGAGTGCTGGGCACGCTGCAACTCATGGAAACGACCAGTCTGGACGAGGAGCAGCGCAGCTTCGTGTCCATGGCCATCAACTCCTCCACCCGGCTGACCCGCCTGCTTTCAGACATCCTGGACATCTCGCGCATCGAGTCCGGAAAACTGGTACTTTACGAGACCGAGTTCGAAATTGGCGCGCTCAAGGATTCCGTACTCGAACTCTTTGCCCCCATCGCCAGACAAAAAAAACTGGACCTGAACTTCCAGCTTGCCGAAAACGTGCCGCCACGGTTTGTCGGAGACGAGATGCGCCTGCGCCAGATTCTCTTCAACCTGGTCGGCAACGCCATCAAATTCACCGAGCACGGCCGAATCGCCGTCGAGATCTCCGCCCTGCCCAGCAACGCGCAAAAAGAATGTCGCCTGCTGCTCTGCGTCTTTGACACGGGAACAGGCATCCCGGATGACCGTCTCAAGGACATCTTCGAACCCTTTGTACAGGTTGACGGTTCCTTCGTCCGTCAGCACCAGGGCGCGGGGCTTGGCCTGTCCATCGTAAGGCGCCTGACCCTGCTGCTGGGAGGCAATCTGGCAGTGGACACCGGCCCCGGCGAGGGAACCGCCATATGCCTGTCCCTGCCCCTGTCGATCCCGAAACCTGCCGAGCCCCAGATCCAGGCTCCTTCGGCAGCCAACTCCCCACGCCGGATTCTTCTGGCCGAGGACGACGAGGTCAATCTGCTGACCAGCCTCAAAATGTTGCAAAAACTCGGGCACACGGTGACTGCGGTCATGAACGGACAGGAAGCCCTGGACGCCCTGGCCCGGCAGGACTTCGACCTGATCTTCATGGACATCCAGATGCCTGTCCTGGACGGCGTCGAGGCGACCAGAATCATCCGCAAGTCAAGGGAGCTTGGCGCCAAGGCCGCAATCCCCATCGTCGCCATGACCGCCTATGCCATGGCCGGAGACAGGGAGACCTTTCTTCAGGCCGGCATGACCGACTATCTGGCCAAGCCGGTAAGCAGGGAAGCCCTGATTCAGGTCATCGAAAAGACAATGTCCGCCGGTTCCTGA
- a CDS encoding formate dehydrogenase subunit gamma: MSEKMIHRHTRLSIFMHWFNAFCWFALLLTGLGLIKNEELNPVGAWLPNLMRSLFGGGENLLLVHQYLGLVWAGAFLAYILFKPRATWSFLKEVFPVSPASDMQWLLKMTLKMTLGRKGIERFGLSPDLPPQGFYNFGQKLFAQASVVGGVVIVATGLVMFFSTISMDNPGPAAWSRVIHYLTVGLVFAGLLVHIFMAAISREERPAFKSMFTGNVSEHYVRHHHSLWYAQVAAEKDKDG; this comes from the coding sequence ATGAGTGAAAAAATGATCCACAGACATACCCGGCTCTCCATCTTCATGCACTGGTTCAACGCCTTCTGCTGGTTCGCCCTTTTGCTGACGGGCCTGGGGCTGATCAAGAACGAAGAGCTGAACCCCGTTGGCGCGTGGTTACCGAACCTGATGCGCAGCCTTTTCGGCGGCGGGGAAAACCTGCTCCTGGTGCATCAGTACCTCGGCCTGGTCTGGGCCGGGGCGTTTTTGGCCTACATCCTCTTCAAGCCGCGCGCGACCTGGTCCTTCCTCAAGGAGGTCTTTCCCGTGTCTCCGGCCAGCGATATGCAGTGGCTGCTCAAGATGACCCTGAAGATGACCCTGGGTCGCAAAGGGATTGAGCGCTTCGGGCTGAGCCCGGACCTGCCGCCCCAGGGCTTTTACAACTTCGGGCAGAAGCTCTTCGCCCAGGCCTCGGTGGTGGGCGGGGTGGTGATCGTGGCCACGGGCCTGGTCATGTTCTTTTCAACCATATCCATGGACAACCCCGGCCCGGCGGCCTGGTCCCGCGTGATCCACTACCTGACGGTGGGTCTGGTTTTCGCGGGCCTGCTGGTGCACATCTTCATGGCCGCCATCTCCCGCGAGGAGCGCCCGGCATTCAAGTCCATGTTCACCGGCAACGTGTCCGAACACTACGTGCGGCATCATCACTCGTTGTGGTACGCGCAGGTGGCCGCCGAAAAGGACAAAGACGGCTAG
- a CDS encoding molybdopterin-containing oxidoreductase family protein, translated as MKTQAKTLSRRGFLQASAAVAATAAGVPALKGHLATAHAAGAAPQAPVTSHYTVCDMCFNRCGMIARVQNGRVVKLDPNPKFLKSRGMLCARGNAAVDHLYDPNRLKTPLLRKGARGEGKWQQLTWEQALDHAAEQFTRIAEKYTRCGVMFSPGSDMQSQFLIRFAEVFGSYNVTSHETLCLLSKNRAYLDTFGETPYADVLYSKYIIISGANPLEAIITPDTIDLMEARKNGCKIVVLDPRYTKTAALADEWYAIRPGTDMAFFLALTNVITEERLYDPAFAEKMLFGLDEYAAHVRQYTPEWAAGECGIPAEDIRRIAREIAAAAPAAMIYPGRRSSDYEDSTQIRRSMAIANALLSNWDRPGGILASREVGVRAPYFDVPWYDDNPDDRIDHGMAPGLIHHEGSFKLMRDAIIKEEPYPIRGWFTFKTNFMQTAANRNKTLEMLKHLDFVVNADIVMSDTAWYSDLVLPSPSFLERNDPVSALQGSSACACAVWRDAVVPAMHECRDMLWICTELSKRLGFPESFDFTLDEYRKLQLESIPEAFEAIKADGVYYNPSKVYGIYFDSPLKTQAKKIELFNQRYAHEGLDPMPVYKAPRRKEGAFRLVVGRTAFFTHSNTNNALLIQFKDENTLWMHPRSAARQGLVDGEMVEVASAAGTVTLALRLFEGMEEETVYMATGFGALSPELPLVHNRGASIAEVLEDHADFISGNMAMHETLVTVTRRVG; from the coding sequence ATGAAAACCCAAGCGAAAACACTCTCCAGACGCGGATTTCTTCAGGCGTCGGCGGCGGTGGCGGCCACCGCCGCCGGCGTCCCGGCGCTGAAGGGCCATCTGGCCACGGCCCATGCCGCAGGAGCGGCGCCCCAGGCTCCGGTCACCTCGCACTACACGGTCTGCGACATGTGCTTCAACCGCTGCGGCATGATCGCGAGGGTGCAGAACGGCCGGGTGGTCAAGCTCGACCCCAACCCCAAATTCCTCAAATCCAGAGGCATGCTCTGCGCGCGCGGCAATGCGGCCGTGGATCACCTCTATGACCCCAACCGCCTGAAAACCCCGCTCCTGCGCAAGGGCGCCCGCGGGGAGGGCAAATGGCAGCAGCTGACATGGGAACAGGCCCTCGATCATGCAGCGGAGCAGTTCACGCGCATCGCGGAGAAATACACCCGCTGCGGGGTCATGTTCTCTCCGGGCTCGGACATGCAGTCCCAGTTCCTGATCCGCTTCGCCGAGGTCTTCGGTTCTTACAACGTGACCTCGCACGAGACGCTTTGTCTGCTGAGCAAGAACCGGGCGTACCTCGACACCTTCGGGGAGACTCCCTACGCCGACGTGCTCTATTCCAAGTACATCATCATCTCCGGGGCCAACCCCCTGGAGGCGATCATCACCCCGGACACCATCGATCTCATGGAGGCCCGCAAGAACGGCTGCAAGATCGTGGTTCTGGACCCGCGCTACACCAAGACCGCGGCCCTGGCCGACGAGTGGTACGCCATCCGTCCCGGCACGGACATGGCCTTTTTCCTGGCCCTGACCAATGTCATCACCGAAGAGCGGCTCTACGACCCGGCCTTTGCCGAGAAGATGCTCTTCGGGCTGGATGAGTATGCGGCCCATGTGCGGCAGTACACGCCGGAGTGGGCGGCCGGGGAATGCGGGATTCCGGCGGAAGACATCCGGCGCATCGCCCGCGAAATCGCGGCGGCGGCCCCGGCGGCCATGATCTATCCCGGCCGTCGCAGCTCGGACTACGAAGACTCCACGCAGATCCGCCGTTCCATGGCCATCGCCAACGCCCTCCTGTCCAACTGGGACAGGCCCGGCGGCATCCTCGCGTCGCGGGAAGTGGGCGTGCGCGCCCCGTACTTCGACGTGCCCTGGTACGACGACAACCCTGATGACCGCATCGATCACGGCATGGCTCCGGGTCTCATCCACCACGAGGGTTCATTTAAGCTCATGCGCGACGCCATCATCAAGGAGGAGCCCTATCCCATCCGCGGGTGGTTCACCTTCAAGACCAACTTCATGCAGACAGCGGCCAACCGTAACAAAACCCTGGAGATGCTCAAACACCTGGATTTCGTGGTCAACGCGGATATCGTCATGAGCGACACGGCCTGGTACTCGGATCTGGTCTTGCCTTCGCCGAGCTTCCTGGAGCGCAACGACCCCGTCTCCGCCCTGCAGGGCTCCTCGGCCTGCGCCTGCGCCGTGTGGCGTGATGCCGTGGTCCCGGCCATGCACGAATGCCGGGATATGCTCTGGATATGTACGGAACTGTCCAAACGCTTGGGCTTCCCGGAGAGTTTCGACTTCACCCTGGACGAGTACCGCAAATTGCAGCTGGAGAGCATCCCCGAAGCCTTCGAGGCCATCAAGGCCGACGGCGTGTACTACAATCCGAGCAAGGTCTACGGCATCTATTTTGACTCGCCGCTCAAGACCCAGGCGAAGAAGATCGAACTCTTCAACCAGCGCTACGCCCACGAAGGGCTCGACCCCATGCCCGTGTACAAGGCTCCGCGCCGCAAGGAGGGCGCCTTCAGGCTGGTGGTGGGACGCACGGCCTTCTTTACCCACAGCAACACCAACAACGCCCTGCTCATCCAGTTCAAGGACGAAAACACCCTGTGGATGCATCCCCGGTCGGCGGCCAGGCAGGGCCTTGTGGATGGGGAAATGGTCGAAGTGGCGAGCGCGGCTGGAACTGTTACGCTTGCGCTCAGGCTTTTCGAGGGCATGGAAGAGGAGACCGTGTACATGGCCACCGGGTTCGGGGCCCTGTCTCCGGAGTTGCCTCTGGTGCACAACAGGGGTGCGAGTATCGCCGAGGTGCTCGAAGATCACGCGGACTTCATTTCCGGAAACATGGCCATGCATGAAACCCTGGTCACCGTGACGAGGAGGGTGGGCTGA